A stretch of Gadus macrocephalus chromosome 17, ASM3116895v1 DNA encodes these proteins:
- the LOC132475455 gene encoding mucin-12-like, whose product MTSYYKKVNIKNFEGVIVTKVSPAVSFARRYRSGSNGVNVTHDIVLLLQNNADFETQYGNIVNEIEEAVCNLTSCRKGEADCPGFDISNKTDVSKPEDFGQNICAAIIPDSSLLEFYEALNASGWSCVTMCDKNHTNPKHCFNEGVCNVYSGIGPTCECANVNSTWYLGDDCSSPIYKVAFYAGLSTTLVVLLLTMGALSGYIYFNKQRQNRKRDVRESLVNEFLDEDLVWPKSRDHLPAPSGMYSNPSFSADPTNRQGHYLIQTPPWGTAASTRGDQDAASSTGASESPQNQLSINQPMQNRQPQITLGGGGGPWWDPPASWS is encoded by the exons ATGACTTCATACTATAAAAAAGTGAACATAAAGAACTTCGAAGGTGTGATTGTTACAAAAGTGAG TCCTGCAGTTTCCTTTGCCAGGAGATATAGGTCAGGAAGTAATGG AGTGAATGTAACACATGATATTGTGCTGTTGCTTCAAAATAATGCTGACTTTGAGACACAATATGGAAATATTGTTAATGAAATCGAGGAGGCGGTTTGTAACCTCACTAGCTGCAGAAAAG GTGAGGCAGATTGTCCTGGATTTGACATTTCCAACAAAACAGATGTTAGCAAACCAGAAGATTTTGGCCAAA aTATTTGTGCAGCCATCATTCCAGACTCATCTCTTCTTGAGTTCTATGAAGCCCTGAATGCCAGTGGGTGGAGTTGTGTGACGATGTGTGACAAGAATCACACCAACCCAAAGCACTGCTTCAACGAGGGCGTATGCAACGTGTATAGCGGCATCGGACCCACTTGCGA ATGTGCAAATGTTAATTCTACCTGGTACCTCGGTGATGACTGCAGTTCTCCAATCTACAAGGTTGCCTTCTACGCTGGTTTATCAACTACTCTCGTAGTTCTCCTACTGACCATGGGAGCTCTGTCCGGGTACATCTACTTCAACAAGCAACGACAGAACCG CAAGAGAGACGTCAGAGAGTCGCTGGTGAACGAGTTCCTGGACGAAGACTTGGTCTGGCCTAAATCTAGAGATCATCTCCCTGCACCTTCAG GAATGTACAGTAACCCCTCCTTCAGCGCGGACCCGACCAACCGCCAGGGCCACTACCTCATCCAGACCCCCCCGTGGGGAACCGCCGCTTCGACCAGGGGCGACCAGGACGCCGCATCCTCTACCGGCGCCTCCGAATCACCACAGAACCAGCTATCAATAAACCAGCCG ATGCAGAACCGTCAGCCCCAGAtcacgttgggggggggggggggcccgtggTGGGACCCGCCCGCCAGCTGGAGTTAG